The following proteins come from a genomic window of Kwoniella shandongensis chromosome 7, complete sequence:
- a CDS encoding polyadenylate-binding protein, cytoplasmic and nuclear, producing the protein MSTDATSPTPAQAKPAAPAAAAQATPASEAPATQQPSASASLYVGELDSSVTEAMLFEIFNMIGPVASIRVCRDAVTRRSLGYAYVNYLNAADGERALEHLNYSLIKNRACRIMWSQRDPALRKTGQGNIFIKNLDESIDNKALHDTFAAFGDILSCKVGTDENGKSRGFAFVHYSTGEAADAAIKAVNGMLLNDKKVYVGHHIGKRERLSKVEEQRAQFTNVYIKNVDLEVTEEEFEALVKPFGETISVALSKDESGASKGFGFVNYEDHEAARKAVEELNDKEVKGKKLYVGRAQSKLEREAELKKSHEEKRMENEAKSADEWDDDRLRAEFDSFGTITSCKVMKDDNEVSRGFGFVCFSSPDEATKAVSEMNGKMIGTKPLYVALAQRKDIRRQALESQIAQRANQRMQYGAGGFGGMQGYMGQPVYGYPPMPGYGQPMPGMPPMRGGPIMGYPGGPQNIMQSRPRYTPNGQPIPGMPPYGAGQPIPGMPPYGGVGGVPPQYPVRPGAGGRIPAPPTGPRANGGPSPVGAPQGLPAGGLPRGGGQIPARPQEQAQAPAAQGSRLDAQSLARAPPADQKQMLGEALYPLIFETQPDLAGKITGMLLEMDNAELLHLVESPPALQEKVDEALRVLAEWGKNDAKPEGEAETKEEVKEEKAE; encoded by the exons ATGTCTACCGACGCTACCTCTCCCACTCCGGCTCAGGCCAAGCCTGCTGCCCCCGCTGCTGCGGCGCAGGCTACCCCTGCCAGCGAGGCCCCCGCTACCCAGCAACCTTCGGCTTCTGCAAGTCTCTACGTTGGTGAGCTCGACTCGAGCGTCACCGAGGCTATgctcttcgagatcttcaACATGATCGGCCCTGTTGCTTC TATCCGTGTCTGCCGAGACGCTGTCACCCGTCGTTCACTCGGATACGCCTACGTCAACTACCTTAACGCCGCTGACGGTGAGCGTGCCCTTGAGCACCTCAACTACTCCCTCATCAAGAACCGAGCTTGTCGAATCATGTGGTCGCAGCGTGACCCCGCATTGAGGAAGACTGGTCAGGGAAACATCTTTATCAAGAACCTCGACGAGAGCATTGACAACAAG GCCCTCCACGACACCTTTGCTGCTTTCGGTGACATCCTCTCCTGCAAGGTCGGTACCGACGAGAACGGCAAGAGCCGAGGCTTTGC CTTCGTCCACTACTCCACCGGTGAGGCCGCCGATGCTGCTATCAAGGCCGTGAACGGTATGCTTCTCAACGACAAGAAGGTCTACGTCGGCCACCACATCGGCAAGAGGGAGCGTCTTTccaaggtcgaggagcagCGTGCTCAGTTCACCAACGTTTACATCAAGAACGTTGACCTCGAGGTTACCGAGGAGGAGTTCGAGGCCCTTGTCAAGCCTTTCGGGGAGACCATCTCTGTCGCTCTTAGCAAAGACGAGAGCGGTGCCAGCAAGGGATTCGGCTTTGTCAACTACGAGGACCACGAGGCCGCCAGGAAGGCTGTCGAGGAGCTTAACGACAAGGAggtcaagggcaagaagCTCTACGTTGGTCGAGCCCAGAGCAAGCTTGAGAGGGAGGctgagttgaagaagagtcACGAGGAGAAGCGAATGGAGAACGAGGCGAAGAGTGCCG ACGAATGGGACGACGACCGTCTCCGGGCCGAATTCGACTCCTTCGGTACCATTACCTCTTGCAAGGTCATGAAGGATGACAACGAGGTCTCCAGA GGTTTCGGTTTCGTCTGTTTCTCATCTCCCGACGAGGCCACCAAGGCCGTCTCCGAAATGAACGGCAAGATGATTGGTACCAAGCCCCTCTACGTTGCTCTCGCTCAACGAAAGGACATCCGACGACAAGCTCTCGAGTCGCAGATCGCTCAGCGTGCCAACCAACGTATGCAATATGGCGCTGGTGGTTTCGGTGGCATGCAAGGCTACATGGGCCAACCGGTCTATGGCTACCCTCCCATGCCCGGATACGGTCAACCCATGCCTGGCATGCCTCCCATGCGCGGTGGTCCCATCATGGGCTACCCCGGCGGTCCCCAGAACATCATGCAGTCTCGACCTCGATACACCCCTAACGGCCAACCGATCCCCGGTATGCCCCCTTACGGTGCTGGCCAGCCCATCCCTGGTATGCCCCCTTACGGTGGTGTCGGCGGTGTCCCTCCTCAATACCCTGTTCGACCCGGTGCCGGTGGTCGAATCCCCGCTCCTCCTACTGGACCCCGAGCCAACGGTGGCCCTAGTCCCGTCGGTGCTCCTCAGGGTCTCCCTGCTGGTGGCCTTCCCCGAGGAGGTGGTCAAATCCCCGCTCGTCCCCAAGAGCAGGCTCAAGCCCCCGCTGCTCAAGGTTCGCGACTTGACGCTCAGTCATTGGCCAGGGCTCCCCCTGCTGACCAGAAGCAGATGCTGGGCGAGGCTTTGTACCCTTTGATCTTCGA GACTCAACCCGACCTTGCCGGAAAGATCACCGGTATGCTCCTCGAGATGGACAACGCcgagcttcttcacctcgtcgagtCTCCTCCTGCTCTCCAAGAGAAGGTTGACGAGGCCCTCCGAGTCCTTGCCGAATGGGGCAAGAACGATGCCAAGCCCGAGGGTGAAGCCGAGACCAAGGAGgaagtcaaggaggagaaggccGAGTAA